In Mercenaria mercenaria strain notata chromosome 13, MADL_Memer_1, whole genome shotgun sequence, a single window of DNA contains:
- the LOC128548007 gene encoding kelch-like protein 10, with protein sequence MATKTFQRKMEASPFAKDELEFRRNLASMRETGTFCDATICIPGEKKKFPVHRAVMSSCSEFFRSLFTNGLQETLQHEVKIHDVTMKAMEVIIDYAYTKEVIITSDNAEEIFAAADRFNVLGLLQECIDFFSTEISPENCIGFLRFARYYNNIDLKGICWAYITQHFNDIVEKSQEYVHLDTDELGEIIADDRLNVKVEDEVYDAVMKWVEFSFRERKEHFKTLLDRVRFPYVTEECFKDKIVNRRDLKRGPCWDRISLSYNLVKKFRSSKDPTLKSRTKDLARWIKPRIPSSIIFVLGGWAKDGVTDSVETYDRNTDQWFETHECELPQPRAYHGTITLRDNVYVVGGFNGSQYLNSVICFNASNKRWEERAPMYQSRCYVSVVEIDGVIYVCGGYDGRHRHSSAEKYNKETNQWSMITPMYYQRSDAGATNHKGKMYVAGGFDGQTCLFSAEVYDPRVDQWSVLERMSTRRSGVSLVSCDDKVYAIGGYDGSRRLETVEYYEPPQRHWYSSKSMILGRSNFSSVVMDGLVYVMGGYDGEKTSPEVECFNPDKKTWYAMSDMNIGRSAVSACAVRDIYNARDFSFHGNANMCSTLETKLKTPTKAAENVEFASRFSKWRKSPHCNKLRDSFETMI encoded by the exons ATGGCGacaaaaacatttcaaagaaaaatggAGGCTTCACCATTTGCTAAAGATGAACTGGAATTTCGTCGGAATTTGGCTTCAATGCGCGAAACCGGAACATTCTGTGATGCGACCATCTGCATACCAGGGGAGAAGAAAAAGTTCCCTGTACATAGAGCAGTAATGTCAAGCTGCAGCGAGTTCTTTCGTTCGCTTTTCACAAATGGTCTTCAAGAAACGTTACAGCACGAAGTGAAAATTCACGACGTTACTATGAAAGCAATGGAAGTAATTATTGATTATGCGTACACAAAAGAGGTTATCATAACTTCAGACAATGCCGAAGAAATATTTGCAGCTGCAGATCGTTTTAACGTACTTGGTCTGCTACAAGAGTGTATAGACTTTTTCTCTACAGAAATTTCACCAGAAAATTGCATAGGCTTCCTTCGCTTTGCAAGGTATTACAACAACATAGACCTTAAAGGCATATGTTGGGCTTACATTACACAACATTTCAATGATATTGTTGAAAAAAGTCAGGAGTATGTGCATCTCGATACAGACGAACTCGGAGAAATTATTGCAGACGACAGGTTGAATGTGAAGGTAGAAGATGAAGTGTATGATGCCGTTATGAAATGGGTTGAGTTTTCATTTAGAGAAAGgaaagaacattttaaaactcTTCTCGACCGTGTTAGATTTCCATACGTAACAGAAGAGTGTTTCAAAGACAAAATTGTCAATCGTCGTGATTTAAAACGTGGTCCTTGTTGGGACAGAATTTCTCTTTCATATAACCTTGTCAAGAAGTTCCGTTCATCAAAAGATCCAACATTAAAATCGCGGACAAAAGATCTCGCGAGATGGATAAAACCGAGAATACCAAGCAGCATCATATTTGTATTAGGTGGATGGGCAAAAGATGGCGTGACCGATTCGGTAGAAACATACGACAGAAATACCGACCAATGGTTTGAAACTCACGAATGTGAACTTCCCCAACCAAGAGCGTATCACGGGACAATTACATTACGCGATAACGTTTACGTTGTAGGTGGTTTCAATGGGTCGCAATATCTAAATAGTGTGATTTGTTTCAATGCTTCCAATAAGAGATGGGAGGAGCGAGCACCTATGTATCAATCTAGGTGTTACGTCAGTGTGGTAGAAATTGATGGTGTTATTTACGTATGCGGAGGCTATGATGGAAGACACAGACACAGCTCAGCGGAAAAATATAACAAGGAAACTAACCAGTGGTCTATGATTACACCTATGTACTATCAGAGAAGTGACGCCGGGGCTACAAACCACAAAG GGAAGATGTATGTTGCCGGGGGCTTTGATGGTCAAACCTGCCTGTTCTCTGCAGAAGTCTACGATCCTCGAGTTGACCAATGGTCGGTGCTGGAACGCATGTCCACTCGCCGGAGCGGGGTCAGTCTAGTATCGTGTGATGATAAAGTTTACGCCATCGGAGGATATGACGGATCCAGAAGGCTAGAGACAG TCGAGTACTATGAGCCTCCCCAAAGACATTGGTATTCGTCGAAAAGTATGATCCTTGGGCGGAGCAACTTCTCAAGTGTCGTCATGGACGGCCTGGTCTACGTCATGGGCGGATATGACg GGGAAAAGACATCGCCGGAAGTCGAATGTTTCAATCCTGATAAGAAGACATGGTACGCAATGAGCGACATGAACATTGGGCGAAGTGCTGTTAGCGCTTGCGCAGTGAGGGACATTTACAACGCTCGTGACTTCAGTTTTCACGGTAATGCAAACATGTGTTCTACATTGGAAACAAAACTGAAAACGCCAACAAAAGCAGCAGAAAACGTTGAATTTGCGAGCAGGTTCTCGAAGTGGAGGAAGTCGCCTCACTGTAACAAACTCAGAGATTCATTTGAAACgatgatttaa